One window from the genome of Macrobrachium nipponense isolate FS-2020 chromosome 49, ASM1510439v2, whole genome shotgun sequence encodes:
- the LOC135205210 gene encoding uncharacterized protein LOC135205210 — MTLNFLVHAGAVSFGFLTGVFDEIEGGHRCFAMQREDALCGGGGQGRFRAHHRHHQLCIVRRGTPPLPDIVVSNTPPASPIRSSATPCPYFCFPEPSAKSPKASCEGHLLPRGHHLPPDEGGPLTPPSTPSAVGPSEEEGGADDFGRGIGPGLIHGALGGSCHFHRHHHRRCHHHRECPRRPCRSAAAAHALRRVPWGRPSEEEPRRCLRQVAEGGAHCLRCLELTRSREERRLWKGVGHDLRKLADHFQEAHSEMERKDERTGSP; from the exons ATGACCTTGAACTTTTTGGTTCACGCAGGCGCTGTTTCTTTCGGATTTTTAACAGGAGTCTTCGACGAAATCGAAGGAGGTCATCGCTGCTTCGCCATGCAACGAGAAGATGCCCTCTGTGGTGGTGGTGGGCAGGGCAGGTTTCGCGCCCATCACCGCCACCACCAGCTGTGCATCGTCAGAAGGG GAACGCCCCCTCTACCGGATATCGTCGTGAGCAACACGCCCCCAGCCTCCCCCATCAGGAGCAGCGCGACGCCCTGCCCTTACTTCTGCTTCCCCGAACCTTCCGCCAAATCCCCGAAGGCCTCGTGCGAAGGGCACCTGCTTCCCAGAGGGCACCACCTTCCTCCCGACGAAGGAGGACCCCTCACGCCCCCTTCGACGCCCTCTGCGGTAGGACCGTCGGAAGAAGAAGGTGGCGCCGATGATTTCGGGAGGGGCATAGGGCCGGGGCTTATCCATGGCGCCCTCGGAGGCAGCTGCCATTTCCATCGTCATCACCACCGCCGGTGTCACCACCACAGAGAATGCCCTAGACGCCCCTGccgctctgctgctgctgctcacgCCCTTCGGCGGGTGCCCTGGGGAAGACCTTCGGAGGAGGAGCCCCGTCGGTGTCTCCGTCAGGTAGCAGAAGGAGGGGCGCACTGTCTGCGGTGTCTCGAGCTCACGAGGTCGCGGGAGGAGAGACGCCTTTGGAAGGGCGTCGGGCATGACCTCAGGAAGTTGGCTGACCATTTCCAGGAGGCTCATTCGGAG aTGGAGAGGAAAGACGAGCGAACTGGCTCACCCTGA